The DNA window ATGACCGACCGTTTCCGCGAGGTCGGAACACGGATCCTGGACGCGCTGCTTGCCACTGATCCCGAATGGGCGAGCGAGCTTGGCGACTCCCGGTTCTTCGGTCGCTTGGCAGACCACTCCCCACAGGGGGAATCCCACCGGATGGCGGTGCTGAGCGACGCGCTCGGTGCGTTGGACGCGATCGACGACACACTGCTTCCCGTAGCGGACCAGGTGGACCTGGAAACACTGCGTGGCAAGGTCAGCGGCGACATGTGGCGCCACACCGAACTGCGGCAGCATACCTGGGACCCTATGGTCCATCTGCCGGGAGGAGCCCTCTACACGCTGCTCACCACACAGGTGTGGCCGGTTGGTGAGCGTCTGGGGGCGTTGGCGGACTGCTGCCGCCTGGTGCCGCAGCATCTCGCGACGGCCCGCGGTGTGCTGGACGACGGTCCCGGCATGCCGCGTGCGCATATCGAGTCGGCCCTCACCCAGGCGCGCGGGACAGTGGCCATGCTGGGCCGGGACGTCGACGCGCTGTTGGAGGAGGAGCCCAGCCTTCGTTCTGAGGTGGTCCCGGCGCGTGACGAGGCGCGTGCCGCGTTGGAGGAGCACATCGCGTGGTTGGATTCCGAGTCCCGTACGGCGGTCGCCAGTCCGCGGCTGGGAGAGCGCCGCTACGCCGCGCAGCTCTGGTATACCCTGGACACTGAGATCTCCCCGGAGGTGCTGCTCACCCGGGCGCAGAGCGATCTGATCGCCGCTGAGGAGGAGATCGCCGACGTGGCGGCCTCCTATGACGGTAGGGCACCCTACGCCGGGCAGGTGCGTGAGGTACTGAGGCGGGTCAGCACCGCGAACGCCTCCGCTCCGGAGACGATCCGCCCCCTGTGCGAGGAGGCGCTCGGGCACGTGACGGACCGGCTGCGTGACACGGACCTCGTCTCCGTGCCGGAACGCCCGTTGCAGGTGATCGACATGCCCGAGGCCAGGCGTGGGGTGGCCGTCGCCTACTGCGACCCGCCCGGGGCACTCGCGCCGGACACGGGGGCTCCCACCCTGCTCGCCGTGGCCCCGCCCATGGCAGGTGGCGGCTCCTCCCAGGGGTCCTTCTACCGCGAGTACAACGCGGTGATGCTACGTAACCTGATGGCTCACGAGGCGCTGCCCGGACACGCGCTACAGATGGCGCACATGGCTGCCACCTCGGGACTGAGCCGGATACGGCGCGCGTTGCAGAACGAAACGTTCGTCGAGGGGTGGGCTGTCTACGCCGAGGAACTGCTGGCGAGCCGCGAGTGGGAGGGAGCCGCTTCCGGCGACGACCGGGCGCTGCGTCTGTTCCAGCTCAAAAGCAGGATCAGGGTGATCATCAACGCCATCCTCGATGTCCGTATCCACGCTTACGGAATGACCGAGGAGGAAGCGATGGCGCTGATGACGGAACGCGGCCACCAGGAAGAGGAGGAGGCGGCCGGGAAGTGGCACCGCGCCCAGTTGGGCAGTGCCCAGCTGTCCACCTACTACGTGGGATACCGGGAGGTCAGCGACCTGGCGCGCGATCTGGGGAACGTGCGTACCACGGCGCGTCCGCGTGAGATCCACGACAGTCTGCTGGCCCACGGCGCACCTCCGCCGCGCCACCTGCGGAGCCTGCTCCGTGTGTAACGGGAACCAGGCCACCGCGCCGCTGCCGCTGGCCGCTCCCGTTCCGTCGTTCCTCCAGGGGAGGCGGACTCCGCCCCGGCGGCCGGTGCGGACGGGGGAGGCCCCTGTCATCGGGCCGGTGCCGGGGAGCCGGGAAGCCGTGGCGCACGGGGGAGCCGCTGGTGCCCCCGGACGGCGCCGCGCGTCACACGCGTCGCGCTGCTCTCCTATGCTGGTTCCGGGTAGATCCGGCGGTGCATGGAGTAGGACGAGGTGAACTGGTCGATGAGCAGTACGCAGCCAGATCCCGAAGGCGGGGCCGACGAGGCTGACGGGTTCCAGCGTCTGTGGACCCCGCACCGCATGGCCTACATCAAGGGGGAGAACAAACCGAGCGGATCAGCGCCCGACGACGGTTGCCCCTTCTGCCGCGCCCCAGGCATGCCCGACGACGAGGGGCTCGTGGTGGCGCGGGGGAAGCTCGCGTTCGCGGTTCTCAACCTCTATCCATACAACAGCGGGCACCTGCTGATCTGTCCCTACCGGCACGTCTCGGACTACACCGAGCTGGACGAGGCCGAGACCGCCGAGGTCGCGACCCTGACCCAGGACGGTATTACGGCGGTGCGGAACTCCGCCGCTCCGCAGGGGTTCAACGTGGGGATGAACCTGGGGAACGTCGCCGGTGCCGGTATCGCTGCCCACCTGCACCAGCACATCGTCCCCCGCTGGGGTGGCGACACCAATTTCATGCCGGTCGTGGGCAGGACCAAGGTTCTGCCGGAGCTGTTGGGCCAGACAAGGGAAACCCTGGCCGAGCACTGGCCGCGTCGCTGAGTACGGCTGCCCGGTCCCACCCGTGTGACGGAACCGTGCCAAGGACACGGGTGGCGCGGCGGGGAGCGCCGTCGCTCGACGGGGCTACTGCGGTACCTGTTTCCGCTGTACTGGTTTCCTCCTTCGGCGGCACGTAGCGGTGCGAGCTGTGCGCGCGGACACCGGCCGGTCCCGCCGTCGCACCGGTTCCGGAGCGGACGGTTCCTCCCGGAACCGGTGCGACGCACGCATGAGAGCGCCTACCGCGTGCCGGCCGACCACCGGGGCATACTGAGACGCGGCGGGGTGCCTCCTTCGCCGCCCGGCCTGTTGGACATACGATCTTGGGGAGTCATGCTGAGATTCCTGCGTCCCTACCTCGCCCGGATGCTTCTTCCCGTGGGCCGGGGCCTGGCCCGGGTCGGCGTCACTCCCACGGCCGTCACCCTCACGGGCGCCGTTGGCGTCACGGTGAGTTCCCTGGCCTTCTACCCGCAGGGCAAGCTCTACATCGGGTCGGTCGTGGTAACCGCGTTCGTGCTGTGCGACATGCTGGACGGGGCCGTGGCCCGCGTGTCGAACGGTACGAGCAAGTGGGGAGCGTTCCTCGACTCCACCCTGGACCGGGTCTCCGACGCGGCGATCCTGGCTGGGCTCCTGCTGTGGTTCACGGGAGAGGGCGCGGACCCGATGCTGGCCGGCCTCACCCTGTTCTGCATGGTCTCCGGTTTCGGGGTCTCCTATGTCAAGGCCAGGGCCGAGGGATTGGGCGTCAACTGTGACGTGGGGGTCGCGGGACGTTCGGAGCGCCTCGTTCTCGTTCTTGTGGCCGCCGGGATCGGCGGGCTGGATGTACCGTATGTTCTGCCGGTTGGTCTGTGGCTGCTCGCCGTCCTCAGCGGTGTGACAGTGGTGCAGCGCCTGCTGGAAACGTACAACCGGCTCACCCACCCGAATCAGCATGCGGGGAACGCCGGAACGCACTGAGAGTGGGACCCATGGGAGAACGCGCGACAACAGTGGCGTATTCGCTGGGGTGGATGCTGATCCGACGCGTGCCCGAACGTGTCGGGCGGCGTGTCTTCGAGGTCATGGCCGACCGTTCCTGGCGCGGTCGCGGCAGGCGTGTGCGCCAGCTGGAGGCGAACCTCCGCCGCGTGTCGGGGCCCGACATCACGCAGGCCCAACTCCGGGCCCTGTCACGTGCCGCCATGCGTTCCTACCTGCGTTATTTCTACGAGATGTTCCGGCTGCCGGTGATGGACTGGAAGACCCTGTCCGCGCGTACCAGCCACAGCGGCGTGGAGAAGGTGGAACGCCATGCCCGCGCCGGTGGCCGGGGTGCCGTCGTCGCGCTGCCGCACATGGGTAACTGGGACCATGCCGGGGCATGGATCACGATGCGCGGCACACCGTTGACGACGGTCGCCGAACGACTCGAGCCGGAGAGCCTGTTCGACCGCTTCGTGCGCTTCCGCGCTGCTTTGGGGATGGAGGTTCTCCCCCTCACCGGTGGGGAGGGGAACAACACGGAACTACTCGCCCGGCGGCTTCGGAACGGGGGGTTGGTCTGCCTTCTGGCCGACCGCGACCTCACGTCGAATGGTGTCGACGTCACGTTCTTCGGAGAGAACGCGCGTATGCCGGCCGGTCCGGCTTCCCTGGCCGAGCGCACCGGTGCCGCCCTGCTGCCCGTGACACTGTGGTACGAGGGGGAACAGTGTTGTATCCGGATACACGACGAGGTCCCGGTTCCGGGACACGGTGACCGGAGGGACAACGTGCGTGCCATGACCCAGGAGGTGGCACGCGTCTTCGAACACGCGATCGCCGAACATCCACAGGACTGGCACATGCTGCAGCGTGTTTTCACCGCGGACCTGGAGGAGCCCGGCACTACGGGGGCGGCCTCCCGAGTTCCGGAGAGCGACGGCCCCGATTCCGTTCCGCCCCGCGACGGGGACGCCACTCTCCCGGAGACCGGCCGTGAGACCGGCCGGAGGGGGTGAGCCGATGCGTATCGGTCTCGTGTGCCCCTACACCTGGGATGTGCCCGGCGGTGTCCAACAACACGTCAACGACCTCGCCGTGACCCTCCTGGAGCTGGGGCACGAGGTGTCGGTGCTGGCGCCGTGCGACTC is part of the Haloactinospora alba genome and encodes:
- a CDS encoding DUF885 domain-containing protein, with product MNANPGDNQPEEQPDPGTNAMTDRFREVGTRILDALLATDPEWASELGDSRFFGRLADHSPQGESHRMAVLSDALGALDAIDDTLLPVADQVDLETLRGKVSGDMWRHTELRQHTWDPMVHLPGGALYTLLTTQVWPVGERLGALADCCRLVPQHLATARGVLDDGPGMPRAHIESALTQARGTVAMLGRDVDALLEEEPSLRSEVVPARDEARAALEEHIAWLDSESRTAVASPRLGERRYAAQLWYTLDTEISPEVLLTRAQSDLIAAEEEIADVAASYDGRAPYAGQVREVLRRVSTANASAPETIRPLCEEALGHVTDRLRDTDLVSVPERPLQVIDMPEARRGVAVAYCDPPGALAPDTGAPTLLAVAPPMAGGGSSQGSFYREYNAVMLRNLMAHEALPGHALQMAHMAATSGLSRIRRALQNETFVEGWAVYAEELLASREWEGAASGDDRALRLFQLKSRIRVIINAILDVRIHAYGMTEEEAMALMTERGHQEEEEAAGKWHRAQLGSAQLSTYYVGYREVSDLARDLGNVRTTARPREIHDSLLAHGAPPPRHLRSLLRV
- a CDS encoding phosphatidylinositol mannoside acyltransferase, whose amino-acid sequence is MGERATTVAYSLGWMLIRRVPERVGRRVFEVMADRSWRGRGRRVRQLEANLRRVSGPDITQAQLRALSRAAMRSYLRYFYEMFRLPVMDWKTLSARTSHSGVEKVERHARAGGRGAVVALPHMGNWDHAGAWITMRGTPLTTVAERLEPESLFDRFVRFRAALGMEVLPLTGGEGNNTELLARRLRNGGLVCLLADRDLTSNGVDVTFFGENARMPAGPASLAERTGAALLPVTLWYEGEQCCIRIHDEVPVPGHGDRRDNVRAMTQEVARVFEHAIAEHPQDWHMLQRVFTADLEEPGTTGAASRVPESDGPDSVPPRDGDATLPETGRETGRRG
- the pgsA gene encoding phosphatidylinositol phosphate synthase, translating into MLRFLRPYLARMLLPVGRGLARVGVTPTAVTLTGAVGVTVSSLAFYPQGKLYIGSVVVTAFVLCDMLDGAVARVSNGTSKWGAFLDSTLDRVSDAAILAGLLLWFTGEGADPMLAGLTLFCMVSGFGVSYVKARAEGLGVNCDVGVAGRSERLVLVLVAAGIGGLDVPYVLPVGLWLLAVLSGVTVVQRLLETYNRLTHPNQHAGNAGTH
- a CDS encoding HIT family protein, with amino-acid sequence MSSTQPDPEGGADEADGFQRLWTPHRMAYIKGENKPSGSAPDDGCPFCRAPGMPDDEGLVVARGKLAFAVLNLYPYNSGHLLICPYRHVSDYTELDEAETAEVATLTQDGITAVRNSAAPQGFNVGMNLGNVAGAGIAAHLHQHIVPRWGGDTNFMPVVGRTKVLPELLGQTRETLAEHWPRR